From Streptomyces sp. CMB-StM0423, a single genomic window includes:
- a CDS encoding ABC transporter substrate-binding protein has translation MKPHARTAARTLLAVALSASLALAAGCAKSEDDDEGSTGAAAGSEEAKGSEQKVSGGSGPTCVIGDYGAEETDLAGATVGFSQSEKEANPFRIAETASIKAEADKRGIELLTANAQSQFSKQISDVQDLIAKGADLLVIAPLNSDGWDPVLKSAADKKIPIVTIDRKINAEPCKDYVSFIGSDFTEQGKRAADKMIEATGGKGEIAILLGTPGNNVTTERTKGFKDRIAEKAPDLEVVFEQTGEFAREKGQQVTEQLIQSNPEITGIYAENDEMGLGAVNALKGAGKEPGAVKIVTIDGTRNAVQGIVDGWIDSVIESNPRFGPLAFETLDAFTKGEEVGQDIVIEDSEYTADNAEADLGKAF, from the coding sequence ATGAAGCCGCACGCCCGTACCGCCGCCAGAACACTCCTCGCCGTCGCGCTCAGCGCGAGCCTCGCGCTCGCGGCCGGCTGCGCCAAGTCCGAGGACGACGACGAGGGGAGCACCGGCGCCGCCGCCGGCTCCGAGGAGGCCAAGGGCAGCGAGCAGAAGGTCTCCGGGGGCTCGGGCCCGACCTGTGTGATCGGCGACTACGGCGCCGAGGAGACCGACCTCGCCGGCGCCACCGTCGGCTTCTCGCAGTCCGAGAAGGAAGCCAACCCGTTCCGAATCGCCGAGACCGCCTCGATCAAGGCCGAGGCCGACAAGCGCGGCATCGAACTGCTCACCGCCAACGCCCAGTCGCAGTTCTCCAAGCAGATCAGCGACGTCCAGGACCTCATCGCCAAGGGCGCCGACCTGCTGGTCATCGCCCCGCTGAACTCCGACGGCTGGGACCCGGTGCTGAAGTCCGCGGCGGACAAGAAGATCCCCATCGTCACCATCGACCGGAAGATCAACGCCGAGCCCTGCAAGGACTACGTGAGCTTCATCGGCTCCGACTTCACCGAGCAGGGCAAGCGGGCTGCGGACAAGATGATCGAGGCCACCGGCGGCAAGGGCGAGATCGCCATCCTGCTCGGCACCCCCGGCAACAACGTCACCACCGAGCGCACCAAGGGCTTCAAGGACCGGATCGCCGAAAAGGCCCCGGACCTGGAGGTCGTCTTCGAGCAGACCGGCGAGTTCGCCCGCGAGAAGGGCCAGCAGGTCACCGAGCAGCTCATCCAGTCCAACCCGGAGATCACCGGGATCTACGCCGAGAACGACGAGATGGGCCTCGGCGCCGTCAACGCGCTCAAGGGCGCGGGCAAGGAGCCCGGTGCGGTCAAGATCGTCACCATCGACGGCACCCGCAACGCCGTCCAGGGCATCGTCGACGGCTGGATCGACTCCGTCATCGAGTCCAACCCGCGCTTCGGCCCGCTGGCCTTCGAGACCCTCGACGCCTTCACCAAGGGCGAGGAGGTCGGCCAGGACATCGTGATCGAGGACAGCGAGTACACCGCCGACAACGCCGAGGCCGACCTCGGCAAGGCGTTCTGA
- a CDS encoding sugar ABC transporter ATP-binding protein has translation MAAANEPPERHEPGGPTGPARSAGPPPAEVQEVPGAEGDRAPRDGAAERPAVLAVRDLTKRFPGVLALDGVDFTARAGEVHALVGENGAGKSTLIKVLTGVYQPDEGELAYRGERAAFATPLAAQQAGISTIYQEVNLIPLMSVARNLLLGREPRRRGGLIDFGRMHRESERMLLDYGVRVDVRRPLAELGVGAQQMVALARAVSAAGRTDVVVMDEPTSSLEPREVETLFGVIGRLRADGVAVVYVSHRLDELYTVCDAVTVLRDGRVVHTGPLAGLDRLRLVSLMLGREMGEVRAEGLTKFSGGHDGGAVAEPVLRAEGLTRRHELHDVSLTVRPGEVVGLGGLLGSGRTETAKAIAGALPLGAGRVTVAGTPVRTGSTPAAIRAGISLLPEDRKSEGIVPGLSVRENIALAALPRMSRYGLVSEARIDAVVETFVSRLRIKAASPHQKVGELSGGNQQKVLLARWLAMQPKVLLLDEPTRGIDVGAKAEVQKLVDELAEDGLGVLLISSDVEELIEGSDRVVVLRDGAVVGELTGDDVTEDRLMEAIAAAAEPGGDPDPAPRGAGAEAAGHG, from the coding sequence ATGGCCGCAGCGAACGAGCCGCCCGAGCGGCACGAGCCGGGCGGGCCCACCGGGCCCGCCCGGTCCGCCGGGCCGCCCCCGGCGGAGGTCCAGGAGGTCCCGGGCGCCGAGGGCGACCGTGCCCCCCGGGACGGCGCGGCGGAGCGCCCCGCCGTCCTGGCCGTACGCGACCTGACCAAGCGCTTCCCCGGCGTCCTCGCCCTCGACGGCGTCGACTTCACCGCCCGCGCCGGCGAGGTGCACGCCCTCGTCGGCGAGAACGGCGCCGGGAAGTCCACCCTCATCAAGGTCCTCACCGGCGTCTACCAGCCGGACGAGGGCGAGTTGGCCTACCGCGGCGAGCGGGCGGCCTTCGCCACCCCGCTCGCCGCCCAGCAGGCCGGCATCTCGACCATCTACCAAGAGGTCAACCTCATCCCGCTGATGAGCGTGGCCCGCAACCTCCTCCTCGGCCGCGAGCCCCGCCGCCGCGGCGGCCTCATCGACTTCGGCCGCATGCACCGCGAGTCCGAGCGCATGCTCCTCGACTACGGCGTCCGCGTCGACGTCCGCCGCCCGCTGGCCGAACTCGGCGTCGGCGCCCAGCAGATGGTCGCCCTCGCCCGCGCCGTCTCCGCGGCAGGACGCACCGACGTCGTCGTCATGGACGAGCCCACCTCCTCCCTCGAACCCCGCGAGGTCGAGACCCTCTTCGGCGTCATCGGCCGGCTGCGCGCCGACGGCGTCGCCGTCGTCTACGTCAGCCACCGCCTCGACGAGCTGTACACCGTCTGCGACGCCGTCACCGTGCTCCGCGACGGCCGCGTCGTGCACACCGGACCGCTCGCCGGGCTCGACCGGCTCCGGCTGGTCTCCCTCATGCTCGGCCGGGAGATGGGCGAGGTGCGCGCCGAGGGCCTGACCAAGTTCTCAGGTGGCCATGACGGCGGGGCAGTCGCCGAGCCGGTGCTGCGTGCCGAGGGCCTGACCCGCAGGCACGAGCTGCACGACGTCTCGCTCACCGTCCGCCCGGGCGAGGTCGTCGGCCTCGGCGGGCTCCTGGGCTCGGGACGTACCGAGACCGCCAAGGCCATCGCCGGCGCCCTCCCGCTCGGCGCCGGCCGCGTCACCGTCGCGGGCACGCCCGTACGCACCGGCTCCACACCCGCCGCGATCCGCGCCGGCATCAGCCTGCTGCCTGAGGACCGCAAGTCCGAGGGCATCGTGCCGGGGCTCTCGGTCCGCGAGAACATCGCGCTGGCCGCGCTGCCGCGCATGTCGCGCTACGGGCTGGTCTCCGAGGCCCGGATCGACGCCGTCGTCGAGACGTTCGTCAGCAGGCTGCGCATCAAGGCGGCGAGCCCGCACCAGAAGGTCGGCGAGCTGTCCGGCGGCAACCAGCAGAAGGTGCTGCTGGCCCGCTGGCTCGCCATGCAGCCCAAGGTGCTGCTGCTGGACGAGCCGACGCGCGGCATCGACGTCGGCGCCAAGGCCGAGGTGCAGAAGCTCGTCGACGAACTCGCCGAGGACGGCCTCGGCGTGCTGCTGATCTCCTCCGACGTGGAGGAGCTGATCGAGGGGTCCGACCGCGTGGTGGTGCTCAGGGACGGCGCCGTCGTCGGCGAGCTGACCGGCGACGACGTCACCGAGGACAGACTCATGGAGGCCATCGCGGCCGCCGCGGAGCCGGGCGGAGACCCGGACCCGGCGCCCCGCGGGGCCGGTGCGGAGGCGGCCGGCCATGGCTGA
- a CDS encoding PA14 domain-containing protein yields the protein MLAALALTLVPAGPGFSATSADRPATAEAADSRAAAEVHGLKGEYYTHSAPGTFDFDQLKATAFDPSLDFDNLEPRLAARAGQADNVSVRWTGGITPEVSGAHTFHVSADNGFRLWVDGEIVIDHWIDDWDKEQTSQPVTLEAGRTYDIKVEYFEHHGGSNFHLRWTKPGAQKEAVPQSAFSLPEDFDYTGPTDVAVQPDGRTLTMDFAQPLTAPPATFDEHLETVIGGADWPRAAAELDPDDPSRLIVPLDEPVVGQGGSADVRYDGEGGLTGADGSDIGEFWTSGANDSEYQLRTKWADDVDEDAPLPEYPRPQLTREDWQSLNGTWQFAGATEGESPPFGRTLDEKIVVPYPVESELSGVQRHEERMWYKRTFTVPLDWRVGQRGERLQLNFDAVDWKADVWLNGKQVASHKGGYDRFSADVTQALRGSGKQELIVGVYDPTDSADGENPPMGKQRLSPSGIWYTSSSGIWQSVWMEPVPTDRAEDLKITPDVAGEQAAVQVRGVRDGVPVTATAYDGRREVGTATGTTGEPLTVPVPDPELWSPDDPHLYDLKVTVGRGTAADQVRGYFGMRTVGVETIDGQQRMTLNGEPVFAMATLDQGFWPEGIHTAPTDKALKYDLEMHKEMGFNSVRKHIKVEPDRWFYHADKLGLLVWQDMPSMNTKTPSQSSRTQFEHELKEMIEQHDSHPSVVMWVTFNEGWGQYDQARIADYAKELDPTRLVNNMSGHNCCGAVDGGNGDISDAHGYPSAQLPKPDGTRALVSGEYGGLGLAIPGNAWPVRHTYVGVDREAYTEEYLIKLAEVERFAACNGSSGAVYTQITDVEGELNGLLTYDRKVLKPDVERIRAAHEALIEGAADGTLTCDAS from the coding sequence ATCCTCGCGGCCCTCGCCCTGACCCTGGTCCCCGCCGGTCCCGGCTTCTCGGCCACCAGCGCCGACCGCCCGGCCACCGCCGAGGCCGCCGACTCCCGCGCAGCCGCGGAGGTCCACGGCCTCAAGGGCGAGTACTACACCCACAGCGCCCCCGGCACGTTCGACTTCGACCAGTTGAAGGCCACCGCCTTCGACCCGTCGCTCGACTTCGACAATCTTGAGCCGCGCCTCGCGGCCCGCGCCGGCCAGGCCGACAACGTCAGCGTCCGCTGGACCGGCGGGATCACCCCCGAGGTCTCCGGCGCGCACACCTTCCACGTCAGCGCGGACAACGGCTTCCGGCTGTGGGTGGACGGCGAGATCGTCATCGACCACTGGATCGACGACTGGGACAAGGAACAGACCTCGCAGCCCGTGACCCTGGAGGCGGGCCGCACCTACGACATCAAGGTGGAGTACTTCGAGCACCACGGCGGCTCGAACTTCCACCTGCGCTGGACCAAGCCCGGTGCCCAGAAGGAGGCCGTGCCGCAGTCCGCGTTCTCGCTCCCGGAGGACTTCGACTACACCGGTCCCACCGACGTCGCCGTGCAGCCCGACGGCCGCACGCTGACCATGGACTTCGCCCAGCCGCTCACCGCTCCCCCGGCGACGTTCGACGAGCATCTGGAGACCGTCATCGGCGGCGCCGACTGGCCGCGCGCCGCGGCCGAGCTGGACCCCGACGACCCCTCGCGGCTGATCGTCCCGCTCGACGAGCCGGTCGTCGGCCAGGGCGGCTCCGCCGACGTGCGCTACGACGGCGAGGGCGGCCTGACCGGCGCCGACGGCTCCGACATCGGCGAGTTCTGGACCTCGGGGGCGAACGACTCCGAGTACCAGTTGCGGACGAAGTGGGCCGACGACGTCGACGAGGACGCCCCGCTCCCGGAGTACCCGCGCCCGCAGCTCACCCGCGAGGACTGGCAGAGCCTCAACGGCACCTGGCAGTTCGCCGGCGCCACGGAGGGCGAGAGCCCGCCGTTCGGCCGCACGCTGGACGAGAAGATCGTCGTGCCCTACCCGGTCGAGTCCGAGCTGTCCGGCGTCCAGCGGCACGAGGAGCGCATGTGGTACAAGCGCACCTTCACCGTGCCGCTTGACTGGCGCGTCGGCCAGCGCGGCGAGCGGCTCCAGCTCAACTTCGACGCGGTCGACTGGAAGGCCGACGTCTGGCTCAACGGCAAGCAGGTCGCGTCCCACAAGGGCGGCTACGACCGGTTCAGCGCCGACGTCACCCAGGCCCTGCGCGGCAGCGGCAAGCAGGAGCTGATCGTCGGGGTCTACGACCCGACCGACTCCGCCGACGGCGAGAACCCGCCGATGGGCAAGCAGCGGCTGTCGCCCAGCGGCATCTGGTACACCTCCTCCTCCGGCATCTGGCAGTCCGTGTGGATGGAGCCGGTGCCCACCGACCGCGCCGAGGACCTGAAGATCACTCCCGATGTGGCCGGCGAGCAGGCCGCCGTCCAGGTGCGCGGCGTCCGCGACGGCGTGCCGGTCACCGCCACCGCGTACGACGGCCGCCGCGAGGTCGGCACGGCCACCGGGACAACCGGCGAGCCGCTGACCGTGCCCGTGCCCGACCCGGAGCTGTGGTCCCCCGACGACCCGCACCTGTACGACCTGAAGGTGACGGTCGGCCGCGGTACCGCCGCGGATCAGGTGCGCGGCTACTTCGGCATGCGCACCGTGGGCGTCGAGACGATCGACGGGCAGCAGCGGATGACGCTCAACGGCGAGCCGGTGTTCGCCATGGCCACCCTCGACCAGGGCTTCTGGCCCGAGGGCATCCACACCGCGCCCACCGACAAGGCGCTGAAGTACGACCTCGAAATGCACAAGGAGATGGGCTTCAACTCCGTGCGCAAGCACATCAAGGTCGAGCCCGACCGGTGGTTCTACCACGCCGACAAGCTGGGCCTGCTGGTGTGGCAGGACATGCCGTCGATGAACACCAAGACGCCCTCGCAGAGCTCCCGCACCCAGTTCGAGCACGAACTGAAGGAGATGATCGAGCAGCACGACAGCCACCCGTCGGTGGTCATGTGGGTGACGTTCAACGAGGGCTGGGGCCAGTACGACCAGGCCCGTATCGCCGACTACGCCAAGGAGCTGGACCCGACGCGGCTGGTCAACAACATGAGCGGCCACAACTGCTGCGGCGCGGTCGACGGCGGCAACGGCGACATCTCCGACGCGCACGGCTATCCGAGCGCGCAACTGCCCAAACCCGACGGCACCCGCGCGCTCGTCAGCGGCGAGTACGGCGGCCTCGGACTGGCCATCCCCGGCAACGCCTGGCCGGTGCGGCACACCTACGTGGGCGTGGACCGCGAGGCGTACACCGAGGAGTACCTGATCAAGCTGGCCGAAGTCGAGCGGTTCGCCGCCTGCAACGGCAGCAGCGGCGCCGTCTACACCCAGATCACGGATGTGGAGGGCGAGCTGAACGGACTGCTCACCTACGACCGCAAGGTCCTCAAGCCCGATGTGGAACGCATCAGGGCCGCCCATGAGGCGCTGATCGAGGGGGCCGCCGACGGCACCCTCACCTGCGACGCCTCCTGA
- a CDS encoding LacI family DNA-binding transcriptional regulator, with protein MRVSLKDVAERAGVSVKTVSNVVNNYPHVTPAMRARVQQAIDELGYRPNLTARHLRKGRTGIIALAVPELGNPYFAELAGHVIDEAARHDFTVLLDHTQGRRELELLVTQGFRARVMDGLILSPLELDTEDLRGRAEESPLVLLGERRYDLPYDHIAIDNIAAARQAVGHLLDLGRRRIAFLGAREDRAHQPAHLRLLGWRAELADRGVPVDEALVAYTEGWERADGAVTMAALLDSGQRPDAVFAYNDLIAIGAMRVMSERGLRVPEDVAVVGFDDITESRYGAVTLTTIAPDKRAIARLAVESLVKRLDAAHGDGSVPESQEMYPAFSLVERESTRGRASG; from the coding sequence TTGAGAGTCAGCCTGAAGGATGTGGCCGAGCGGGCGGGCGTGTCGGTGAAGACCGTCTCGAACGTGGTCAACAACTATCCGCACGTCACGCCGGCGATGCGGGCGCGGGTGCAGCAGGCGATCGACGAGCTGGGTTACCGCCCCAACCTCACCGCCCGCCACCTGCGCAAAGGCCGTACGGGCATCATCGCGCTCGCCGTGCCCGAGCTGGGCAACCCCTACTTCGCCGAGCTGGCCGGACACGTCATCGACGAGGCCGCCCGGCACGACTTCACCGTCCTGCTCGACCACACCCAGGGCCGGCGCGAGCTGGAGCTGCTCGTCACCCAGGGCTTCCGCGCCCGGGTGATGGACGGGCTGATCCTCAGCCCGCTGGAGCTGGACACCGAGGATCTGCGCGGCCGGGCCGAGGAGAGCCCGCTGGTGCTTCTCGGCGAGCGGCGCTACGACCTGCCGTACGACCACATCGCGATCGACAACATCGCCGCCGCCCGGCAGGCGGTCGGCCATCTGCTGGACCTCGGCCGGCGCCGCATCGCGTTCCTCGGCGCCCGCGAGGACCGCGCCCACCAACCCGCCCACCTGCGACTTCTCGGCTGGAGGGCGGAGCTGGCGGACCGCGGCGTGCCGGTCGACGAGGCGCTGGTGGCGTACACCGAGGGCTGGGAGCGGGCGGACGGCGCGGTCACCATGGCGGCCCTGCTGGACTCCGGGCAGCGGCCGGACGCGGTCTTCGCATACAACGACCTGATCGCCATCGGTGCGATGCGGGTGATGTCCGAGCGCGGGCTGCGGGTGCCGGAGGACGTGGCGGTGGTCGGCTTCGACGACATCACCGAGAGCCGCTACGGGGCCGTCACGCTGACCACGATCGCGCCCGACAAGCGGGCCATCGCCAGGCTCGCGGTGGAGTCCCTCGTCAAGCGTCTCGACGCCGCCCACGGCGACGGCAGCGTGCCCGAGTCGCAGGAGATGTATCCCGCGTTCTCGCTGGTGGAGCGGGAGAGCACGCGCGGCCGCGCGAGCGGCTGA
- a CDS encoding ABC transporter permease: protein MADLTLRRALPADRERVLRWLQEYGVYAGVALLLLVNIAFTPHFLSAENFRTQAVQVAPVVIVALGMALAIGSEGVDLSVGSVMALSTSLVALYMGYGPWIALIVAIVGGAAVGLANGSLIAFIGVQPIVATLALMVGARGLALVLLPQLEDIRDPGMATLGSGEFAGVPYVVLIAVALALVVAFVVRRTTFGRQLLAIGDSRPAAKLAGLPVRRVLIVVYVVCGVLAAVAGFLATARLSASDPTSLGSLMELSAITAVVVGGTPLTGGRVRIGGTVAGAVLIQLLTATLIKHDLEPSWTQIAQAVVIILAVYAARERGKR, encoded by the coding sequence ATGGCTGACCTCACGCTGCGCCGCGCGCTGCCCGCCGACCGCGAGCGGGTGCTGCGCTGGCTCCAGGAGTACGGCGTCTACGCGGGCGTCGCCCTCCTGCTGCTCGTCAACATCGCCTTCACCCCCCACTTCCTGTCCGCCGAGAACTTCCGCACCCAGGCCGTCCAGGTCGCCCCCGTCGTCATCGTCGCGCTCGGCATGGCGCTGGCCATCGGCAGCGAGGGCGTCGACCTGTCCGTCGGCTCCGTCATGGCCCTGTCCACCTCGCTGGTCGCGCTCTACATGGGGTACGGGCCGTGGATCGCGCTGATCGTCGCCATCGTCGGCGGTGCCGCGGTCGGCCTGGCCAACGGCTCGCTGATCGCGTTCATCGGGGTCCAGCCCATCGTCGCCACGCTCGCGCTGATGGTCGGCGCCCGGGGCCTCGCGCTGGTGCTGCTGCCGCAGTTGGAGGACATCCGCGACCCGGGCATGGCGACCCTCGGCTCCGGCGAGTTCGCCGGCGTGCCGTACGTGGTGCTGATCGCCGTGGCGCTCGCGCTCGTCGTCGCCTTCGTCGTCCGCCGTACCACCTTCGGCCGCCAGTTGCTCGCCATCGGCGACAGCCGCCCCGCTGCCAAGCTCGCCGGGCTGCCGGTGCGCCGGGTGCTGATCGTGGTGTACGTCGTCTGCGGCGTGCTCGCCGCGGTCGCCGGCTTCCTGGCCACCGCCCGGCTGTCCGCGAGCGACCCCACGTCGCTCGGCAGCCTGATGGAGCTGTCGGCCATCACCGCCGTCGTCGTCGGCGGCACCCCGCTGACCGGCGGCCGGGTCCGCATCGGCGGCACGGTGGCGGGCGCGGTGCTCATCCAGTTGCTGACGGCCACCCTGATCAAGCACGACCTGGAGCCGTCGTGGACGCAGATCGCCCAGGCCGTGGTGATCATCCTCGCCGTCTACGCCGCCAGGGAGAGGGGAAAGCGGTGA